ATGGTTCGTATCTAGAAGTCCATTTGCATTCGCCCAATCATAAGCTTCTGTACCTGGATAAACCATGATTGGAAGAAATTGAGCCGTATCTGGGTTAAGCTGCTTTGCTAACTGAAGTGTTTTATCCAGGCTCTGCCGTGTCTCTCCTGGATTCCCGGCCATGAAGCATCCATGCACCCGAACGCCTGCTTTCTTTGCCGATGCACAGAATTGATAAAACTGATCCACTTTTATATTTTTATGAATGTTATCTAATATCGATTCATCACCGCTCTCAAAGCCAACACACACCAATCTGAGGCCAGCCTCTTTCAGGTTCTTAAGGGTTTCGTAACTTACATCGGCTCGGGAATTGGCGGTGAACGGTAATCGATTTCCACGCCGGATTAATTCCTGTGACAGGGAAATAGATCTTTTCTGATCGACTGTCAATGTATCGTCTTCCAAAAATACTTCCTTTACTTGGGGAAGCTCCTGGGATATGTAATCAAATTCATCCGCTACATTGGTAATGCTCCGTTTGCGGTAACCATGACCGGTAAGGGTTTGAGGCCATAAGCAATATGAACACTGATAAGGGCATCCCCTGCCGGTGAGTATCGCTACTTCCGGATATCGCGTGATCGAGTAGAAATAGTCTTCTACATGCAAATGTCGTTTGTATACACTGCTCACAAAAGGGATCTCATCAAGTTCTTTGATGTACTCTCGTTGAGGATTATGGACTACGGATCCGTCGTTGTTCCGGTAACTGATACCATCAATGGAACTGAGATCATCATTGCCATCCAATTGGATTGCAAGATCTCGCAATGTATAATCATATTCACCCCTGGCAACGATATTGACTGCCGAGCTGGAATTAAGCACCTCCTCAGGTAATGCGGTGACATGAGGACCAACCATTACGATATATGCTTTAGGATACCTGTTGTGGATTGCTTCTGCCACCCCTATATCGTTCTCAATACTTGGTGTGCTTGTATCTAAGACAATTACTCTTGGCTTGAATTCATCAATTTGATGAATAATGTCTTCTAAATCAAATCCCCGCGCAGGGGCATCAACCAGGCGGACAGTAAATCCTGCCTTTTCCAGGACTGCGGTTGCATATGCCAGCCAAATTGGATAATAAATCACGCCGGATTTAATCACCGCCGGACTACGCTGCGAGCGAGAAAATCTATGATGAAATGGTGGATTAAGTATATATATGTTCATACCAGTAACTCCGGTCACATTAAACCCCTGAGTCCTATGTTTCGATCCTAGAGATAATCAGTATAAGTTTGTTCAATTTGGGTAACCATCCTGGATAGCGTAAATTGCTCTTCTAATAATTTCCTGCCCGAATTTCCCATTGACTTGGCTTGATCAGGATGAGCTATCAGTCGAAGAACCGATTCTGCCCAACCATTTACATCACCTGCATCGACTAAATAACCAGTGGAACCATCAATTACAGCCTCTGCGCAGCCATTCACAGCTGTTGATACTACCGGTTTTGAGCAAGCCATCGCTTCAAGAATTGAGTAAGGCAAGCCTTCCCAGCGGGAGGTAGAGGTCACTACGTCTGCAGCAGGTATATACCGATATGCTTTTTCAATTCGCCCCAAGAAGAATATATTCTCTTGTAGCTGTAAAGACGCTACCTCGGTTTTTACATGGTCATATAGAGGACCTTCTCCAATCCAGACCAGTTGCACTTCTGAATTACCTGAAACAATAAGACCAGCTCCTTTTAGAAACATTAGCGGGTCCTTTTGAGGACTGAGCCTACCGATTTGAAGAATCACTGGGCGATTTGTTCTTAAGCTCAATCGACCACATATCGTATCACGTGCCTCCAAGTTATCAAATTGCGTCAGGTCAATTCCA
This is a stretch of genomic DNA from Anaerolineales bacterium. It encodes these proteins:
- a CDS encoding B12-binding domain-containing radical SAM protein gives rise to the protein MNIYILNPPFHHRFSRSQRSPAVIKSGVIYYPIWLAYATAVLEKAGFTVRLVDAPARGFDLEDIIHQIDEFKPRVIVLDTSTPSIENDIGVAEAIHNRYPKAYIVMVGPHVTALPEEVLNSSSAVNIVARGEYDYTLRDLAIQLDGNDDLSSIDGISYRNNDGSVVHNPQREYIKELDEIPFVSSVYKRHLHVEDYFYSITRYPEVAILTGRGCPYQCSYCLWPQTLTGHGYRKRSITNVADEFDYISQELPQVKEVFLEDDTLTVDQKRSISLSQELIRRGNRLPFTANSRADVSYETLKNLKEAGLRLVCVGFESGDESILDNIHKNIKVDQFYQFCASAKKAGVRVHGCFMAGNPGETRQSLDKTLQLAKQLNPDTAQFLPIMVYPGTEAYDWANANGLLDTNHFQDWLTTDGLHKSIVSHPGLSSEDIVKWCDDARRSFYLRPKYLLDKFLEIIYHPGERYRIIKSAHSLFHYIFR